One window of Rhizobium leguminosarum genomic DNA carries:
- the ypfJ gene encoding KPN_02809 family neutral zinc metallopeptidase: MEWRGRRQSDNVEDRRGDPSSGGFGRGGGFNFPSGGGVRRAGGGLSIGTIIFLVVIYFVFKMMGVDLLQVLEGGGMSSGPGYEQSQSQGTRTPANDEMTAFMRTVLAETEDTWTGIFQAQGQTYEEPRLVLFSGSTASACGSASAATGPFYCPGDHKLYLDTDFFQELSDRFGASGDFAEAYVVAHEVGHHVQNLLGILPKFNQARQRMSEEEANKMSVRVELQADCFAGIWGKYTQQKGLLESGDLEEALNAAQQIGDDTLQKRSQGYVVPESFNHGTSQQRVRWFKRGFDSGQLSACDTFSGPV, encoded by the coding sequence ATGGAATGGAGAGGCCGGCGTCAGTCCGACAATGTCGAAGATCGCCGCGGCGACCCGAGCAGCGGCGGTTTCGGCCGCGGCGGTGGCTTTAACTTTCCCTCCGGCGGCGGCGTTCGCCGTGCCGGCGGCGGCTTGAGCATCGGCACGATCATCTTCCTCGTCGTGATCTATTTCGTCTTCAAGATGATGGGTGTCGACCTACTGCAGGTGCTCGAAGGCGGTGGCATGTCAAGCGGTCCGGGCTACGAGCAGAGCCAGTCTCAAGGCACGCGCACGCCCGCCAATGACGAGATGACCGCCTTCATGCGTACCGTGCTTGCCGAAACGGAGGATACCTGGACGGGCATCTTCCAGGCGCAAGGCCAGACGTACGAGGAGCCGCGCCTCGTGCTGTTTTCGGGCTCGACGGCATCGGCCTGCGGCTCCGCATCGGCGGCGACAGGGCCGTTCTACTGTCCCGGCGACCACAAGCTCTATCTCGACACGGATTTCTTCCAGGAACTCTCCGACCGTTTCGGCGCGTCAGGCGATTTCGCCGAGGCCTATGTCGTCGCCCACGAGGTCGGCCATCACGTGCAGAACCTGCTCGGCATCCTGCCGAAGTTCAACCAGGCCCGCCAGCGCATGAGCGAGGAGGAGGCCAACAAGATGTCGGTGCGCGTCGAGCTGCAGGCCGATTGCTTCGCCGGCATCTGGGGCAAATACACCCAGCAGAAAGGCCTGCTGGAGTCAGGCGATCTGGAGGAAGCGCTGAACGCCGCTCAGCAGATCGGCGACGATACCCTGCAGAAACGGTCGCAGGGTTATGTCGTGCCTGAGAGTTTCAACCACGGCACCTCACAACAGCGCGTCAGATGGTTCAAGCGCGGCTTCGACAGCGGCCAGCTGTCGGCTTGCGACACGTTCTCAGGGCCGGTTTGA
- a CDS encoding aldo/keto reductase, translating to MQTYRLGKTGPEVSAIGLGCMGMSGMYGPSDRAESIATIHAALDAGINLLDTGDFYGMGHNEMLIGEALKGRRREDAVISVKFGALRDPAGGWNGVDARPVAVKNFLAYTLQRLGVDYIDIYRPARLDPNVPIEDTVGAIADMVKAGYVRHIGLSEVGADTIRRAATVAPIVDLQIEYSLISRGIEEKILPTTRELGISITAYGVLSRGLISGHWQKGQGATAGDFRAYSPRFQEGNIDQNLALVEKLREIAEVKSVSVAQIAIAWVAAKGKDIVPLIGARRRDRLTEALGSRAVDLSEEDFAAIERAVPKDAAAGRRYPEHMLQHMDSER from the coding sequence ATGCAGACCTACCGTTTGGGAAAGACCGGACCCGAAGTCTCGGCCATCGGCCTCGGCTGCATGGGCATGTCGGGCATGTACGGCCCCTCCGACAGAGCAGAAAGCATCGCGACGATCCATGCCGCGCTGGATGCCGGCATCAACCTGCTCGACACCGGCGATTTCTACGGCATGGGCCATAACGAGATGCTGATCGGCGAGGCACTGAAGGGCCGCAGGCGCGAGGATGCCGTCATCAGTGTCAAGTTCGGGGCCTTGCGCGATCCCGCAGGCGGCTGGAACGGCGTCGACGCCCGGCCGGTCGCGGTGAAGAACTTCCTCGCTTATACACTGCAGCGCCTCGGCGTCGACTATATCGACATCTACCGCCCGGCCCGGCTCGATCCGAACGTGCCGATCGAGGACACGGTCGGCGCCATCGCCGATATGGTCAAAGCGGGTTATGTCAGGCACATCGGCCTGTCGGAAGTCGGCGCCGACACCATCCGCCGCGCCGCCACCGTTGCCCCGATCGTCGACCTGCAGATCGAATATTCGCTGATCTCGCGCGGCATTGAAGAGAAGATCCTGCCGACGACACGCGAACTCGGCATCTCGATCACCGCCTATGGCGTACTCTCGCGCGGCCTAATCAGCGGCCACTGGCAAAAGGGCCAGGGTGCGACGGCCGGCGATTTCCGTGCCTACAGCCCACGCTTCCAGGAAGGCAATATCGACCAGAACCTCGCTTTGGTGGAAAAGCTGCGTGAGATTGCAGAGGTAAAAAGCGTCTCGGTCGCCCAGATCGCCATCGCCTGGGTCGCCGCCAAGGGCAAGGATATCGTCCCGCTCATCGGCGCCCGCCGCCGCGACCGGCTGACCGAGGCTCTCGGCTCGCGCGCGGTCGACCTATCGGAAGAAGATTTCGCCGCCATCGAACGCGCCGTGCCGAAGGATGCGGCTGCCGGTAGGCGCTATCCCGAGCATATGCTGCAGCATATGGACAGTGAGAGGTGA
- a CDS encoding TCR/Tet family MFS transporter produces MLDPKFVRRGLFLVFIILFLDIIGIAIIMPVLPAYLEQLTGGGVSDAAIDGGWLMLVYAGMQFLFAPLLGNLSDRFGRRPILLLSVLTFAIDNFICGIATSFWMLFVGRVLAGISGGSFATCSAYIADISTEENRAKNFGLIGIAFGVGFTIGPVIGGVLGEFGPRVPFLGAAALSLVNFIAACFLLPETLEAKNRRRFEWKRANPLGALRQMRHYPGIGWISLVMFLFFLAHAVYPSVWSFVSTYRYGWSEGQIGLSLGIYGIGAATVMGLVLPRIVPVLGEWKTALLGLCFSAVGLTGYAFAWEGWVVYVIIVATVMENVADPPLRSIAAGKVPPSAQGELQGALTSLSSITTILGPLIFTQLFSYFTRPEAPVTFAGAPYLTAALFILVAAGVFLVRVRVRVREPAEALEAAG; encoded by the coding sequence ATGCTTGATCCTAAATTCGTTCGCCGCGGCCTTTTTCTGGTCTTCATCATCCTTTTCCTCGACATTATCGGCATTGCTATCATCATGCCGGTGCTGCCCGCCTATCTGGAGCAGTTGACCGGCGGCGGCGTCAGCGATGCGGCGATCGACGGCGGCTGGCTGATGCTCGTCTATGCCGGCATGCAATTCCTGTTCGCGCCACTGCTCGGAAATCTCTCCGACCGGTTCGGCCGCCGGCCGATCCTGTTGCTTTCGGTGCTGACTTTTGCGATCGACAATTTCATCTGCGGCATCGCCACCAGCTTCTGGATGCTGTTCGTCGGCCGCGTGCTTGCCGGCATCAGCGGCGGCAGTTTCGCCACCTGCTCGGCCTATATCGCCGACATCAGCACCGAGGAGAACCGGGCAAAGAACTTCGGATTGATCGGCATCGCTTTCGGCGTCGGCTTCACGATCGGCCCGGTCATCGGTGGTGTGCTTGGCGAATTCGGCCCGCGTGTGCCGTTCCTCGGCGCGGCTGCGCTTTCGCTGGTCAATTTCATCGCCGCCTGCTTCCTGCTGCCGGAAACCCTGGAGGCGAAAAACCGCCGCCGGTTCGAGTGGAAACGTGCCAATCCGCTCGGCGCGTTGCGACAGATGCGCCACTATCCCGGCATCGGATGGATCAGCCTGGTCATGTTCCTGTTCTTCCTGGCACATGCCGTTTATCCCTCGGTCTGGTCGTTCGTCTCGACCTACCGCTACGGCTGGAGCGAGGGCCAGATCGGTCTGTCGCTCGGCATTTACGGCATCGGCGCGGCGACCGTCATGGGACTGGTTCTGCCGCGGATCGTGCCGGTTCTCGGCGAATGGAAGACGGCTCTGCTCGGCCTCTGTTTTTCGGCCGTCGGGCTCACCGGCTATGCCTTCGCCTGGGAAGGCTGGGTCGTCTATGTCATCATCGTTGCGACCGTCATGGAGAACGTCGCCGATCCGCCGCTGCGCAGTATCGCCGCCGGCAAGGTGCCGCCCTCGGCGCAGGGCGAGCTGCAGGGCGCCCTGACCAGCCTCAGCAGCATTACCACCATCCTCGGGCCGCTGATCTTCACGCAGTTGTTCAGCTATTTCACCCGGCCCGAGGCGCCCGTCACCTTTGCCGGCGCACCCTATCTGACCGCCGCCCTGTTCATCCTGGTGGCCGCCGGCGTGTTTCTCGTCCGGGTCCGGGTCCGGGTCCGTGAGCCGGCCGAGGCGCTGGAAGCGGCGGGTTGA
- a CDS encoding MATE family efflux transporter — protein MDTPIDARRLAPTTDNRWGAHFRATLALGIPLIGAQLAQLGINTTDVMIVGRLGAEHLAAMVLSAQFLFTILIFGSGFAIAVIPMVAQAYGRGDVVSVRRALRMGLWVVIAYRVIMQPAFFNSERILLFAQQKPEVAKLAHGYIMIGQFGLLPALLFNVMRALVSAIGKAGIILNVTIVTLVMNAIFAYALVLGHFGFPAMGLEGAAIVSVVVQTAGFLFILAFVQRREETRRYEIFVRFWKPDWHALLEVIRLGLPISVTILAEVSLFTVASLLMGYIGTIELAAHGIALQWASIAFMIPLGLSQAATVRVGVAHGQGDHRGVVRASIMVLILACAISAVGSVLFATMPQFLGSWFLDVHSPEAPQVLAYAGPLIVVAGLFQLVDGLQVIANGLLRGLKDARVPMIMALIAYWPIGFFLAWAFAFPLGFGGIGIWFGFLVGLAAAAVMLCWRFYLLLRREGATASA, from the coding sequence ATGGACACGCCGATCGACGCGCGCAGGCTTGCGCCGACAACCGATAATCGTTGGGGCGCACATTTCCGTGCAACGCTGGCGCTCGGCATTCCGTTGATCGGCGCGCAGCTTGCCCAGCTCGGCATCAACACCACCGACGTGATGATCGTCGGTCGTCTCGGCGCTGAACATCTGGCGGCGATGGTGCTTTCGGCGCAATTCCTGTTCACGATCCTGATCTTCGGCTCGGGCTTTGCCATCGCCGTCATTCCGATGGTGGCGCAGGCCTATGGCCGTGGCGACGTCGTCTCAGTCCGCCGGGCGCTGCGCATGGGTCTGTGGGTAGTGATCGCATACCGGGTCATCATGCAGCCGGCCTTCTTCAATTCGGAACGGATCCTTCTCTTTGCACAGCAGAAGCCCGAGGTGGCCAAGCTCGCTCACGGGTACATCATGATCGGCCAGTTCGGCCTGCTGCCGGCGCTGCTCTTCAACGTCATGCGCGCGCTGGTCAGCGCCATCGGCAAGGCGGGCATCATCCTCAACGTCACCATCGTCACGCTGGTGATGAATGCGATCTTCGCCTATGCCCTCGTGCTTGGCCATTTCGGCTTTCCGGCGATGGGGCTCGAGGGCGCGGCGATTGTTTCGGTCGTCGTCCAGACAGCTGGTTTCCTCTTCATCCTGGCTTTTGTGCAGCGGCGGGAAGAGACGCGGCGCTACGAGATCTTCGTGCGGTTCTGGAAGCCCGACTGGCATGCTTTGCTGGAGGTCATCCGGCTTGGGCTGCCGATCAGCGTGACCATCCTTGCCGAAGTCAGCCTATTCACCGTGGCCTCGCTGCTGATGGGTTATATCGGCACCATCGAGCTCGCCGCCCACGGCATCGCCCTGCAATGGGCCTCGATCGCCTTCATGATCCCGCTCGGCCTCAGCCAAGCGGCGACGGTGCGCGTCGGCGTCGCGCACGGGCAGGGTGATCACCGGGGGGTGGTACGCGCTTCGATCATGGTGCTCATCCTTGCCTGCGCCATTTCGGCGGTGGGCTCGGTGCTGTTTGCCACCATGCCGCAATTCCTCGGCAGCTGGTTCCTCGACGTTCACTCGCCGGAGGCGCCCCAGGTGCTTGCCTATGCCGGACCGTTGATCGTCGTTGCCGGGCTTTTTCAGCTGGTCGACGGCCTGCAGGTGATCGCCAACGGATTGCTGCGCGGCCTCAAGGACGCACGTGTGCCGATGATCATGGCGTTGATTGCCTATTGGCCGATCGGCTTCTTCCTTGCCTGGGCCTTTGCCTTCCCGCTCGGCTTCGGCGGCATCGGTATCTGGTTCGGGTTCCTCGTCGGGCTGGCGGCCGCTGCCGTCATGCTCTGCTGGCGGTTCTACCTTCTCCTTCGCCGGGAAGGAGCGACGGCCAGCGCTTGA
- a CDS encoding antibiotic biosynthesis monooxygenase: MSGAFFRVDKFVVPAAAREEFLVKVMMTHKVLEVQEGFIDHRVLEQVAGPGEFNFVTIAEWENTEVVERARAAVAAAHKAVNFDPQELFARLGIRADIASYKPVAA, translated from the coding sequence ATGAGCGGAGCTTTCTTTCGTGTCGACAAATTCGTCGTGCCGGCTGCGGCGCGCGAGGAATTTCTCGTCAAAGTGATGATGACCCATAAGGTGCTTGAGGTACAGGAGGGTTTCATCGACCATCGGGTACTGGAGCAGGTCGCCGGTCCCGGCGAATTCAATTTCGTCACCATTGCCGAATGGGAAAATACCGAGGTCGTCGAGCGTGCGCGGGCAGCCGTCGCCGCCGCGCACAAGGCGGTGAATTTCGATCCGCAGGAACTGTTTGCGCGTCTCGGCATCCGCGCCGATATCGCCAGCTACAAGCCTGTCGCGGCGTGA
- the carA gene encoding glutamine-hydrolyzing carbamoyl-phosphate synthase small subunit: MTATAPWTIEKPTALLVLADGTVIEGKGIGATGKVPAEVVFNTALTGYEEILTDPSYLGQIVTFTFPHIGNIGTNDEDIEDLTPAASHGAVGVIFKADITDPSNYRAAKHLDQWLKARGVIGLCGIDTRALTAWIRENGAPNAVIAHDPNGVFDIEALKAEAKAWSGLEGLDLAKIASSGQSSQWTETPWVWNEGYGQLAATDAKYHVVCLDYGVKRNILRLFAGLDCKVTVVPAATSAEDVLAMQPDGIFLSNGPGDPAATGEYAVPVIKTLVKTDIPVFGICLGHQMLGLALGAKTEKMHQGHHGANHPVKDHTTGKVEIVSMNHGFAVDSKSLPDGVEETHISLFDGTNCGLRVLGKQVFSVQHHPEASPGPQDSHYLFRRFINMVREKKGEPALAER; encoded by the coding sequence ATGACCGCGACAGCACCCTGGACAATCGAAAAGCCGACCGCCCTGCTCGTTCTTGCCGACGGCACGGTCATCGAAGGCAAGGGCATTGGCGCCACCGGCAAGGTGCCGGCTGAAGTGGTCTTCAATACGGCGCTGACCGGTTATGAGGAGATCCTGACGGACCCCTCCTATCTCGGTCAGATCGTCACCTTCACCTTCCCGCATATCGGCAATATCGGCACCAACGATGAAGACATCGAGGATCTGACGCCAGCCGCCAGCCACGGCGCCGTCGGCGTCATCTTCAAAGCCGACATCACCGACCCCTCGAATTACCGCGCTGCCAAGCACCTCGACCAATGGCTGAAGGCGCGCGGCGTCATCGGCCTCTGCGGCATCGACACGCGTGCGCTGACCGCCTGGATCCGCGAGAATGGCGCCCCGAACGCAGTGATCGCCCACGATCCGAACGGCGTCTTCGACATCGAGGCGTTGAAGGCCGAAGCCAAGGCCTGGAGCGGCCTCGAAGGTCTCGACCTTGCCAAGATCGCCTCGTCGGGCCAGTCCTCGCAATGGACGGAAACGCCGTGGGTCTGGAATGAAGGTTACGGCCAACTCGCCGCAACAGACGCGAAATACCACGTCGTCTGCCTCGACTACGGCGTCAAGCGCAACATCCTGCGCCTGTTTGCCGGTCTCGACTGCAAGGTGACCGTTGTGCCGGCCGCAACGAGCGCCGAAGACGTGCTCGCCATGCAGCCGGACGGCATCTTCCTGTCGAACGGCCCGGGCGATCCGGCGGCAACCGGTGAATATGCCGTGCCCGTGATCAAGACGCTTGTTAAGACCGATATCCCGGTGTTCGGCATCTGCCTCGGCCATCAGATGTTGGGTCTTGCCCTCGGCGCCAAGACCGAGAAGATGCATCAGGGTCATCACGGCGCCAATCATCCCGTCAAGGATCATACCACCGGCAAGGTCGAGATCGTCTCGATGAACCATGGCTTCGCGGTCGACTCGAAATCACTGCCCGATGGTGTTGAAGAGACTCACATTTCGCTTTTCGACGGCACCAATTGCGGCTTACGCGTGCTCGGCAAGCAGGTCTTCTCCGTCCAGCACCATCCGGAAGCTTCTCCCGGCCCGCAGGACAGCCACTATCTCTTCCGCCGCTTCATCAACATGGTGCGCGAGAAGAAGGGTGAACCGGCACTCGCCGAACGCTGA
- a CDS encoding GatB/YqeY domain-containing protein — MLRDQLATQLKEAMKAKNAERLSTVRLIQAAVKDRDIANRGTGKEQASDDEILQILAKMVKQRDESAKIYEENSRPELAAKERAEIIVIQDFMPKQLSDGEVRANVSAIIAETGAAGAKDMGKVMAALKERYAGQMDFAKASATVKELLS; from the coding sequence ATGCTGCGCGATCAACTCGCCACCCAGCTGAAAGAGGCGATGAAGGCCAAGAATGCGGAGCGGCTTTCCACCGTCCGGCTGATCCAGGCCGCGGTCAAGGACCGCGATATCGCCAATCGCGGCACCGGCAAGGAGCAGGCGAGCGACGACGAGATCCTGCAGATTCTCGCCAAGATGGTGAAGCAGCGCGACGAATCGGCAAAGATCTACGAGGAGAATTCCCGGCCGGAGCTTGCCGCCAAGGAGCGCGCCGAAATCATCGTCATCCAGGATTTCATGCCGAAGCAGCTTTCGGACGGTGAGGTGCGCGCCAATGTCTCGGCGATCATCGCCGAGACGGGTGCCGCGGGCGCCAAGGACATGGGCAAAGTGATGGCGGCGCTGAAGGAGCGTTATGCCGGCCAGATGGATTTCGCCAAGGCGTCGGCGACCGTCAAGGAACTTCTGAGCTAA